A region from the Candidatus Binatia bacterium genome encodes:
- the cyaY gene encoding iron donor protein CyaY, producing the protein MTVQEYLHLADECLSRVTAWLEDFDPDEVDFSTTDGMVSIEFADKTRFVLNRQSGNHQMWFAAGVRAWHYDWSPERNTWVDDRDGHDLYERIAAVVSEKLGREVKRP; encoded by the coding sequence CCTCGCCGACGAGTGCCTGTCGCGCGTCACGGCCTGGCTCGAAGATTTCGACCCCGACGAGGTCGACTTCTCGACCACCGACGGCATGGTCTCGATCGAGTTCGCCGACAAGACGCGCTTCGTCCTGAATCGGCAGTCGGGCAACCACCAGATGTGGTTCGCGGCGGGCGTCCGCGCCTGGCACTACGACTGGAGCCCCGAGCGCAACACCTGGGTCGACGACCGCGACGGGCACGATCTCTACGAGCGCATCGCCGCCGTGGTGTCGGAGAAGCTCGGGCGCGAGGTCAAGCGGCCGTAG